The nucleotide sequence CAGACAGAGGGGTAAACCGGGCGGTAACGCTGACTATCCCTTCAAGATAAGGCAGCCCATAGACTTCGGCGATGTTGTACACTTTAGCTTCTTTGGCGCGGATGCATTGATATATTTGACCGAGTTTTAGCAAGGGCAGGGCGTCGATGTTTAAAAGCCCTCCACTGGTGGTGTAAAGCAGACGCCAATTGCCATCGAGCAGTTCGGGTGCTTCAATTGGTCGGGGGGTGGGGTTGCGGTCTTCGAGTTGGGCAACTGCTGCCAAAATTGCTTGTTTGTCGGTTTCGGTTGCTAGCAGGCCACGATTCTTACCAGCGATCGCTTCTAACAGTGCTGATTTCTTCATAAATTTTTATAAGTCTTTGCTTGACAGAGCATAGTATCCAGGTTATCAACTACAATTTTGGCAGTGCTAAAGTCTGGATGTCTAATCCCCCCATTTCTATGTATAATCCTGCCTTACGTGAAGAACCCCGTCATAGACCTGCTGCTGTAATTCCCTTGCAGCAAGAACCTTCCATTCTTAACTGGCTACAATCAACGGGACGCTTGCTGCCGCGCGATGCCAAAGACGATCAATATGGCCTTGAAGCTGAAGGCGATATCAACGAACTGATGGGGGTCGATGATACTTTCGTCGACGATGTTGATATCGATGACGATGACAGCGATATCGCTTTGGATGAGGAATAGTTCCCTGACGCAGCTACCCGCTGCGTGAAAGTTTAAACAGGGCGTAATGGGTGTGGAGTGAACGGTAAATCTGTGGACGCTAAATTATTTTCTGGCCAGTCGTTAAAGCCTTCAGGAACCAGCTTGCTCGTGTTGCTGGGATTGGGTGTAACGCTGGCTTCACTATTTTTGGATTGGATAAACGGTAAATTGCCAATTTTGGCACTCTCCCTAACCTTGCCATTGTGGGTTTCTGCCTTGTCTGTGGCTGCTTTAGGCTTCTGGGCAGTCCCATTCTTGCAAGCACTCAAAGCTGGGCAATTTATTCGCGAGGATGGCCCTCAAGCTCATTTGAAAAAAGCAGGCACTCCAACGATGGGCGGTGTGTTTGTTGTTCCGGTGGGAATTGCGATCGCTCTGGTATGGTCGGGATTTTCCTCAGAAGTTATTGCTACTTCGCTTTTGACTCTAGCCTACGCAGGTATGGGCTGGCTGGATGATTGGCAAAAAATCCGAGGTCGGTCTAATAAAGGTCTGTCGCCACAGATGAAACTGCTGCTGCAAATTGCTTTTGGCATTTTGTTTTGCGCGTGGCTTTTTTTAAATCAACCAGCTAGCATCACCACTATTGCCTTACCTTTTGGCTTGGCAATTCCTTTAGGGTTGCTGTTTTGGCCGTTGGCTGTGTTCGTCCAAGTGGCTGAGAGCAACGCAACAAATTTAACAGATGGCGTAGATGGATTGGCTGCGGGGACGGGCGCGATCGCGCTTTTGGGTCTTGCTGCCCTAATTGCTCCAACTTACCCCACTCTGGCGATCTTCTGCGCTTGCATGAGCGGCTGTTACCTTGGCTTCGTAGTCCACAACCGCAATAAAGCCAGCGTCTTCATGGGCGATACTGGTTCTATGGCACTGGGAGGCGCACTGGCAGGGGTAGGGCTGGCAAGTCAGTCTCTATGGCCGCTGTTTATCCTCAGCGGTATTTTCTTTGTTGAAGCCATCTCCGTTATGGCTCAAGTCGGCTACTATAAAGCCACAAAAGGCCCAGATGGTGTTGGCAAGCGCTTGCTGAAAATGGCACCAATCCACCACCATTTAGAATTGAGTGGGTGGACAGAAACTCAAGTTGTGGCTGTGTTTTATGTAGTTGCTGCGCTTCTGGCTGTTCTAGCTTTCATCCTGAAATAAAAGATTTTTATCGCCAGTAAACGCAGATGAACGCAGATAATTATCTGCGTTTATTTGTTTTTATAAAGATGGTGATGCCAAAAGGAACTGAAGCCGAGATAATTCAATAAAGGGTAATTTTTAAGGTTTAAAGTTTTTACCCGATGAACCAAAATTTACCAAGAGTTGCTGTTGTTGTGCCCGTCTATAATGGCGAGGCGGATTTACCAGATTTAATTAGTTGTCTGCGATCGCAAACTTACCCAGCAGACTTAGTAGACTATTTGCTGGTAGACAATAACAGCAGCG is from Microcoleus sp. FACHB-831 and encodes:
- a CDS encoding PAP/fibrillin family protein, with product MKKSALLEAIAGKNRGLLATETDKQAILAAVAQLEDRNPTPRPIEAPELLDGNWRLLYTTSGGLLNIDALPLLKLGQIYQCIRAKEAKVYNIAEVYGLPYLEGIVSVTARFTPLSERRVQVQFQRSISGLQRLIGYQTPSEFIEQIEMGKTFPAIDFNINSENQQAWLDTTYLDNDLRISRGNQGSVFVLTKA
- a CDS encoding DUF3134 domain-containing protein: MTEHSIQVINYNFGSAKVWMSNPPISMYNPALREEPRHRPAAVIPLQQEPSILNWLQSTGRLLPRDAKDDQYGLEAEGDINELMGVDDTFVDDVDIDDDDSDIALDEE
- the mraY gene encoding phospho-N-acetylmuramoyl-pentapeptide-transferase; translated protein: MDAKLFSGQSLKPSGTSLLVLLGLGVTLASLFLDWINGKLPILALSLTLPLWVSALSVAALGFWAVPFLQALKAGQFIREDGPQAHLKKAGTPTMGGVFVVPVGIAIALVWSGFSSEVIATSLLTLAYAGMGWLDDWQKIRGRSNKGLSPQMKLLLQIAFGILFCAWLFLNQPASITTIALPFGLAIPLGLLFWPLAVFVQVAESNATNLTDGVDGLAAGTGAIALLGLAALIAPTYPTLAIFCACMSGCYLGFVVHNRNKASVFMGDTGSMALGGALAGVGLASQSLWPLFILSGIFFVEAISVMAQVGYYKATKGPDGVGKRLLKMAPIHHHLELSGWTETQVVAVFYVVAALLAVLAFILK